The following coding sequences lie in one Vibrio sp. BS-M-Sm-2 genomic window:
- the rlmB gene encoding 23S rRNA (guanosine(2251)-2'-O)-methyltransferase RlmB, translating to MSNEFIYGIHAVKAVLEKDPARFIEAYVLKGRQDERLLPLLNQLQQFGVSIQQMGRKPLDEKAQGANHQGLIAKVKPAKQLNETHLDDILAQHEQPLLLVLDGVTDPHNLGACLRNADAAGVAAVIVPKDRSSPLTATVSKVACGAAETVPLVRVTNLARTMRALQEQGVWFVGTAGEATHDIYQAKLTGPLAVVMGAEGDGMRRLTRETCDDLIKIPMAGSVSSLNVSVASGICLFEAVRQRLAQ from the coding sequence ATGAGTAACGAATTTATTTACGGTATTCACGCGGTGAAAGCCGTACTAGAAAAAGATCCTGCACGTTTTATTGAAGCGTATGTACTGAAAGGTCGCCAAGACGAGCGTCTTCTTCCATTACTGAACCAACTGCAACAGTTTGGTGTGTCGATTCAACAGATGGGTCGTAAGCCGCTGGATGAAAAAGCACAAGGTGCGAATCACCAAGGTCTTATTGCTAAGGTGAAGCCTGCTAAGCAGCTTAATGAAACTCACCTAGATGATATCCTAGCGCAGCACGAACAGCCTTTGCTGCTGGTTCTAGATGGCGTAACAGACCCGCACAATCTAGGTGCTTGTCTGCGTAACGCGGATGCTGCTGGTGTGGCGGCAGTTATCGTACCGAAAGACCGTTCTTCGCCGTTAACGGCAACGGTAAGCAAGGTTGCATGTGGTGCGGCTGAAACGGTTCCTCTAGTACGTGTAACTAACCTGGCTCGCACAATGCGTGCACTGCAAGAGCAGGGCGTATGGTTTGTGGGTACGGCAGGTGAAGCAACGCATGATATCTACCAAGCGAAGCTAACGGGCCCTCTTGCGGTAGTTATGGGTGCAGAAGGTGACGGTATGCGTCGTCTAACGCGTGAAACCTGTGATGACCTAATTAAGATCCCAATGGCAGGTAGCGTGTCGAGCCTAAACGTTTCGGTAGCATCAGGTATCTGTCTGTTCGAAGCGGTACGTCAGCGTTTAGCTCAGTAA